The Terriglobales bacterium genome window below encodes:
- a CDS encoding ABC transporter permease produces the protein MGDEEERHHRAHRRRPAGGALHPRRGRPLILRRLWEHDLAWSFRRSPVTVIAAALTLVCVGAALLSPWLSPQDPFNPAALDLNAAFKPPAWSEGGERAYLLGSDNQGRDILSTIMHGARISLGVGLASVVLALLLGVSLGLLSGYLGGRVDALIMRVADVQLSFPAILIALLIDGVARVAMPADRHDEIAIPVLILAIGLAGWVHYARTVRGSTMVEREKEYVQAARVIGRKPLAIMLAHVLPNVMGPVLVLATLNIGTAIITEATLSFLGVGVPATRPSLGTLIRVGNEFLYSGEWWITVFPGVALVVLVLSVNLLGDWLRDALNPKLR, from the coding sequence GTGGGCGATGAAGAAGAACGTCACCACCGTGCACATCGCCGACGACCGGCCGGAGGCGCGCTTCACCCGCGTCGAGGGCGGCCACTGATCCTGCGCAGGCTCTGGGAGCACGACCTCGCCTGGAGCTTCCGCCGCTCGCCGGTCACCGTCATCGCCGCGGCCCTTACGCTCGTCTGCGTAGGGGCCGCGCTGCTTTCGCCGTGGCTGTCGCCGCAGGACCCGTTCAACCCCGCCGCGCTTGACCTGAACGCGGCGTTCAAGCCGCCGGCCTGGAGCGAGGGGGGCGAGCGCGCCTACCTGCTCGGCTCCGACAACCAGGGCCGCGACATCCTCTCCACCATCATGCACGGCGCGCGCATCTCGCTCGGCGTCGGACTCGCGTCGGTGGTGCTGGCGCTCCTCTTGGGAGTCTCTCTAGGATTGCTTTCCGGCTACCTCGGCGGGCGCGTCGACGCGCTCATCATGCGCGTCGCCGACGTGCAGCTATCCTTCCCGGCGATCCTGATCGCGCTGCTCATCGACGGCGTGGCGCGCGTCGCGATGCCGGCCGACCGGCACGACGAGATCGCCATCCCGGTACTGATCCTCGCCATCGGGCTGGCGGGCTGGGTGCACTACGCGCGCACGGTGCGCGGCTCCACCATGGTCGAGCGCGAGAAGGAGTACGTGCAGGCGGCGCGCGTGATCGGCCGCAAGCCGCTCGCCATCATGCTCGCGCACGTGCTGCCCAACGTGATGGGCCCGGTGCTGGTGCTCGCCACGCTCAACATCGGCACCGCGATCATCACCGAGGCCACGCTGTCGTTCCTCGGCGTGGGCGTGCCGGCCACGCGGCCCTCGCTCGGCACCCTGATCCGCGTCGGCAACGAGTTCCTCTATTCGGGCGAGTGGTGGATCACCGTGTTCCCGGGCGTGGCGCTGGTGGTCCTGGTGCTGTCGGTGAACCTGCTCGGCGACTGGCTGCGCGACGCGCTCAATCCGAAGCTCAGATGA